Proteins encoded within one genomic window of Glycine soja cultivar W05 chromosome 1, ASM419377v2, whole genome shotgun sequence:
- the LOC114409754 gene encoding signal recognition particle receptor subunit beta-like produces MEELEQWKEQLSHFANLALDRLLEVPPNQLYAAAAIVIFTTLLLLSIRLFKRAKSNTVVLAGLSGSGKTVIFYQLRDGSTHQGTVTSMEPNEGTFILHNEKTRKGKIKPVHVVDVPGHSRLRPKLDEYLPQAAGIVFVVDALDFLPNCRAASEYLYDLLTKGSVVRKKIPVLILCNKTDKVTAHTKEFIRKQMEKEIDKLRASRSAISAADIANEFTLGVPGEPFFFTQCSNKVTTADASGLTGEISQLEEFIREHVKQ; encoded by the exons ATGGAAGAGTTGGAGCAGTGGAAGGAACAACTTTCTCACTTCGCTAACCTAGCTTTGGATCGTCTTCTCGAGGTTCCTCCGAATCAGCTCTACGCAGCTGCTGCAATCGTGATTTTCACAACGCTGCTTCTTCTCTCAA TTCGGTTGTTCAAGCGTGCGAAGTCAAACACTGTTGTGTTGGCCGGGCTCAGCGGGAGTGGAAAAACTGTTATCTTCTATCAG CTTAGGGATGGCTCTACTCATCAGGGTACTGTTACATCAATGGAGCCTAATGAAGGCACTTTTATTCTTCACAACGAGAAAACAAGG AAGGGCAAGATAAAACCTGTTCATGTTGTTGATGTTCCTGGGCATTCTCGGCTTCGACCCAAACTGGATGAGTACTTGCCTCAAGCAGCTGGGATAGTTTTTGTGGTAGATGCTTTGGACTTTTTACCAAACTGCCGTGCTGCTTCAGA gtACCTTTATGATCTATTGACTAAAGGAAGTGTTGTGAGGAAGAAGATTCCAGTGCTTATTCTCTGCAACAAAACAGACAAAGTCACTGCTCATACTAAAGAGTTTATCCGAAAACAGATGGAGAAGGAAAT AGACAAATTACGGGCATCAAGGAGTGCAATATCAGCAGCTGACATTGCAAATGAGTTCACCCTGGGGGTACCCGGTGagccatttttttttacccaGTGCTCTAACAAAGTGACAACTGCAGATGCTTCTGGTTTAACTGGGGAAATATCTCAGCTGGAAGAGTTTATCAGAGAACATGTAAAGCAATAG